A genomic region of Mycobacterium sp. Aquia_213 contains the following coding sequences:
- a CDS encoding amidohydrolase family protein has protein sequence MTSRPARIVDAHVHLWDPARTDWYPYLSAGQDQLNLGDVSGMSRRFDVPTYLAESAGWNVEKLVNVAAATGRHSIDETLELDRRADTAGHPDAIIGGLPPAETVAQAVAAVDEQLAAPRLRGVRPMGVSEASLPPGDVLCALQERGLLYEVMTHPDQLVATAKGLEQHGDLVVVVEHAGWPRNGSDEERALWAEGIDALAGLGDNVLCKLSGLAMPLGSMSVDVQRPWLEHVIDAFGVDRCFFASNFPVDGMHGTFDELYTSYSAITSSLGDDARDKLFAANAERVYRC, from the coding sequence ATGACCTCCAGACCCGCCCGCATCGTGGATGCCCACGTGCACCTATGGGATCCGGCACGCACCGACTGGTATCCCTACCTCTCGGCAGGCCAAGACCAGCTGAACCTGGGCGACGTTTCGGGCATGTCACGCCGCTTCGACGTCCCTACCTACTTGGCCGAGTCCGCCGGCTGGAACGTCGAGAAGCTGGTCAACGTCGCCGCCGCCACCGGCAGGCACTCAATCGACGAGACCCTCGAGCTTGACCGGCGCGCTGACACCGCCGGCCATCCAGACGCGATCATCGGCGGCCTGCCGCCCGCGGAGACTGTCGCTCAAGCGGTGGCCGCGGTGGACGAACAGCTTGCAGCGCCTCGCCTTCGGGGCGTCCGCCCGATGGGAGTGTCCGAAGCCTCCCTTCCCCCGGGGGATGTGCTTTGCGCCCTTCAGGAGCGCGGGCTCCTCTACGAGGTGATGACCCATCCCGATCAATTGGTGGCAACAGCCAAGGGGCTAGAGCAGCACGGCGACCTCGTGGTGGTCGTCGAACATGCGGGCTGGCCGCGGAACGGCTCCGACGAAGAGCGTGCGCTGTGGGCAGAGGGCATCGATGCCCTCGCCGGTCTCGGCGACAACGTGCTGTGCAAGCTCTCCGGCCTGGCCATGCCCCTGGGATCGATGTCGGTCGATGTTCAGCGTCCGTGGCTCGAGCACGTCATCGACGCATTCGGCGTCGATCGCTGTTTTTTCGCAAGCAACTTTCCCGTCGACGGGATGCACGGCACCTTCGACGAGCTCTACACCTCCTACTCCGCCATCACCTCCAGCCTGGGTGACGACGCCCGCGACAAACTCTTCGCCGCCAACGCCGAGCGCGTCTACCGCTGCTGA
- a CDS encoding SDR family oxidoreductase: MTLRPSPFRTDLLQGKVALVTGGATGLGLETARVLGAHGARVAICSRKEPNLQAAVRALREEGIEAVYGVCDVRRSDEVSVVVEDVLAAFGRLDVVVNNAAGNFPVPISNLSVNGFKAVVDIDLVGTFNVSKAAYDLWLREHGGAVVNISAAIQYRGMALQAHVVSAKAGVDAFSRACAIEWGPDGVRVNVVAPGAMSGTEGVRRIAGDDQHRAIQNPLRRPGSTTEVAETVLFLASDAASYVTGAVLVVDGGGWLTSSGVPDLPGYQ; the protein is encoded by the coding sequence ATGACGCTGCGCCCGAGCCCATTTCGGACAGATCTCCTGCAGGGGAAGGTGGCGCTGGTTACTGGTGGGGCTACCGGGCTCGGGCTGGAGACCGCCCGGGTTTTGGGAGCGCACGGCGCTCGCGTGGCCATCTGCAGCCGAAAGGAACCCAATCTTCAGGCCGCGGTTAGGGCGTTGCGGGAAGAGGGGATTGAGGCTGTCTACGGCGTCTGCGACGTCCGTCGCAGCGACGAGGTCTCGGTCGTCGTCGAGGACGTGCTGGCCGCCTTCGGTCGACTCGACGTCGTCGTCAACAATGCCGCCGGAAACTTCCCCGTCCCGATCAGCAATCTGAGCGTCAACGGATTCAAAGCGGTGGTCGACATCGACCTGGTGGGCACCTTCAACGTCTCCAAAGCCGCATATGACCTTTGGCTGCGCGAGCACGGTGGCGCCGTGGTCAACATCAGCGCCGCGATCCAGTACCGGGGCATGGCGCTGCAGGCGCACGTCGTGTCGGCCAAGGCCGGGGTTGATGCGTTCAGCCGCGCCTGCGCGATCGAATGGGGGCCCGACGGGGTCCGGGTCAATGTCGTTGCCCCCGGCGCGATGTCGGGGACGGAGGGGGTCCGCAGGATCGCCGGCGACGACCAGCACCGCGCCATCCAGAACCCGCTGCGGCGTCCCGGCTCGACCACCGAGGTTGCCGAGACGGTGCTGTTCCTAGCCAGCGACGCGGCGTCGTACGTCACGGGAGCCGTCCTGGTTGTCGACGGCGGTGGCTGGCTGACCTCCAGCGGTGTGCCGGATTTGCCCGGCTACCAATGA
- a CDS encoding polyketide cyclase / dehydrase and lipid transport family protein, translated as MQDHRFDFVVDGTPEEVWDVMWKQTRAGIQTDTVKIEILHPGDEEGNGLVRHCHFPVPKYLLSGGRAQSWEWITEAQRPVSWRYDAIGKPLWSKASGWTRLEDVGDGKTRVYFRETYEVFNPLMRALFEKRVHHFISDGNDKLIEAGLVRALQKLRARQESGPEGAA; from the coding sequence ATGCAGGACCACAGATTTGACTTCGTCGTCGATGGAACGCCCGAAGAAGTTTGGGACGTGATGTGGAAACAAACCCGGGCCGGTATCCAGACCGACACCGTGAAGATCGAGATCCTCCATCCAGGGGACGAGGAAGGCAACGGGCTGGTGCGGCACTGCCACTTTCCCGTACCGAAGTATTTGCTCTCGGGCGGCAGGGCCCAGTCCTGGGAGTGGATCACCGAGGCCCAGCGCCCGGTGTCGTGGCGGTACGACGCCATCGGCAAGCCGCTGTGGTCGAAGGCCTCAGGCTGGACCCGGCTGGAGGATGTCGGGGACGGCAAGACCCGGGTCTACTTCCGCGAGACCTACGAGGTGTTCAACCCGTTGATGCGCGCCCTGTTCGAGAAGCGGGTCCACCACTTCATCTCCGACGGCAACGACAAGTTGATCGAAGCCGGATTGGTGCGCGCTCTCCAGAAGCTGCGCGCGCGCCAGGAGAGTGGCCCCGAGGGAGCGGCTTGA
- a CDS encoding glycosyltransferase codes for MQHFSYVPSFGILGTYSPTPCGLATFSAALVNGLTARGADVNVVRIADGDVCQEPNVAGELVNGSASSAAATSELLNQSDVAVIQHEYGIYGGLDGDEVVQIMAGLRVPSIVVVHTVLKHPTPHQLSVLESVMAVADQVIVMSEVARQRLHAVFAVDGHKVTVIPHGAALPTTNGVPHPDRPTMLTWGLLGPGKGIERVIDAMASLQNLPNSPRYVIAGRTHPKVLAAQGERYREALVAQAKRLGVADSVFFDPVYRTPDELTALIQTATVVVLPYDSKDQVTSGVLVDSVASGRPIVATAFPHAVELLGSGAGTVVAHDEPDALLAALRRLLTDPHVAESMAAEARGLAPTIAWPVVANAYVGVAQRLLATQSALT; via the coding sequence ATGCAACATTTTTCGTACGTGCCGAGCTTTGGCATCCTCGGCACCTACTCGCCGACACCATGCGGCCTGGCGACCTTTAGCGCGGCCCTGGTGAACGGACTAACGGCCAGAGGCGCCGACGTCAATGTCGTGCGCATCGCCGACGGTGACGTCTGCCAGGAGCCCAACGTTGCCGGCGAGCTCGTCAACGGCTCGGCTTCCTCCGCAGCGGCAACCTCCGAGCTCCTCAACCAGAGCGACGTCGCCGTCATCCAGCACGAGTACGGCATCTATGGCGGTCTCGACGGAGACGAAGTCGTCCAGATTATGGCCGGATTGCGCGTCCCGTCGATCGTCGTCGTTCACACGGTGCTCAAACATCCGACACCGCACCAACTTTCGGTGCTCGAATCGGTGATGGCAGTGGCCGATCAAGTGATCGTGATGTCGGAGGTGGCCCGCCAACGCCTGCACGCAGTCTTCGCCGTCGACGGCCACAAGGTCACCGTCATTCCGCACGGCGCGGCACTCCCCACGACCAACGGCGTGCCGCATCCCGACCGGCCGACCATGTTGACCTGGGGTCTGTTGGGACCGGGCAAGGGCATCGAGCGGGTCATCGACGCCATGGCATCGCTGCAGAACCTGCCCAACTCGCCGCGGTACGTCATCGCCGGCCGGACTCACCCCAAGGTCCTCGCCGCGCAGGGGGAAAGGTATCGCGAAGCGCTTGTCGCGCAGGCGAAACGCCTCGGCGTCGCCGATTCGGTGTTCTTCGACCCCGTGTACCGCACCCCCGACGAGCTCACCGCGCTCATCCAGACGGCCACCGTCGTCGTCCTGCCCTACGACTCGAAGGACCAGGTGACCTCGGGTGTGCTGGTGGACTCCGTCGCCAGTGGCCGCCCGATCGTGGCAACGGCTTTCCCGCACGCGGTCGAGCTCCTCGGCAGCGGCGCGGGCACCGTCGTCGCCCACGACGAACCCGACGCACTGCTCGCAGCGCTGCGCCGGCTGCTGACCGATCCGCACGTCGCGGAGTCCATGGCCGCCGAAGCCCGTGGGCTGGCCCCGACCATCGCCTGGCCCGTCGTCGCCAACGCCTACGTCGGCGTGGCGCAACGGCTGCTTGCTACTCAGTCCGCGCTGACGTGA
- a CDS encoding PAS and ANTAR domain-containing protein, which yields MTRQAGGRVDRHSAPTRPDETGDVNGLAAVSPQAVGWFRFYFDDRRWEWSEQVQRLHGYEPGTVTPTTELVLAHKHPDDRDQVAATIDAIMHTRGALSSRHRIIDTGGAVHWVVIIGDQFLDGRGVAIGTHGFYLDVTPTHLSREDAITARLGEIADKRAPIEQAKGMLMLVYDLDENAAFELLSWLSQENNVKLRVLAEQIGATLRATAAGAIVDRAIFDHALMTAHRRAD from the coding sequence ATGACCAGACAAGCCGGCGGCCGCGTCGATCGTCATTCGGCGCCCACACGCCCTGATGAAACCGGTGACGTCAACGGGCTCGCCGCGGTGTCCCCGCAGGCAGTGGGATGGTTCCGCTTCTACTTCGACGACCGCCGGTGGGAGTGGTCTGAGCAGGTGCAGCGGTTGCACGGGTACGAGCCGGGAACCGTGACCCCGACAACCGAGCTGGTGCTTGCGCACAAGCATCCCGATGACCGCGATCAGGTCGCGGCGACCATCGACGCCATCATGCACACCCGCGGGGCGTTGAGCAGTCGGCACCGCATCATCGACACCGGTGGCGCGGTGCACTGGGTGGTCATCATCGGGGATCAGTTCTTGGACGGTCGTGGCGTGGCGATCGGCACCCACGGCTTCTACCTCGACGTCACCCCGACGCACCTTTCACGCGAGGACGCCATCACCGCACGGTTGGGCGAGATCGCGGACAAACGTGCGCCGATCGAGCAAGCCAAAGGCATGTTGATGCTCGTCTACGACCTCGACGAAAACGCCGCATTCGAGTTACTCAGCTGGCTGTCCCAGGAAAACAATGTCAAATTGCGCGTCCTCGCCGAACAAATCGGTGCCACTTTGCGCGCAACCGCGGCCGGTGCAATCGTCGATAGAGCCATTTTCGACCATGCATTGATGACCGCACACCGTCGCGCCGATTAG
- a CDS encoding glycosyltransferase — protein MTGTAPTPEFAHLLRMTDHRATFEHACMTEPRREHGYCTDDMARVLVVSTREPDASGAVQGLTRKALQFLNDAQYYDGSCRNRLDQAGHWTDQPTTDDHWGRCIWGLGTAAAHSSVSLVRRLAVIQFERAAKARSPWPRARAFAAVGAAELLGFEPGNSAALRLLTDYAASAVRPETKSDWPWPEPRLTYANAILPEAMIAAGVALDDVDLKRRGLDLLEWLLDNETIDGHLSPTPVGGRGPQDSRPAFDQQPIEVATLADACARAAAAEPRALWPDAIRSAVAWFQGANDSGLLMWDTETGGGFDGLLAECVNLNQGAESTLAVISTLQHAQRFSLVPQ, from the coding sequence GTGACCGGCACCGCGCCCACCCCGGAGTTCGCACACCTGCTGCGAATGACCGACCATCGCGCCACCTTCGAACACGCCTGCATGACCGAGCCCCGCCGTGAGCACGGGTACTGCACCGACGACATGGCCAGGGTGCTCGTGGTCAGCACCCGCGAGCCCGACGCATCGGGTGCCGTGCAGGGCCTCACCCGCAAGGCCCTGCAGTTCTTGAACGACGCGCAGTACTACGACGGCTCCTGCCGCAACCGGCTGGACCAGGCCGGACATTGGACCGACCAGCCCACCACAGACGACCACTGGGGCCGCTGCATCTGGGGGCTCGGCACCGCCGCCGCCCACAGCAGCGTCAGCCTGGTGCGCCGACTGGCCGTGATTCAGTTCGAGCGCGCTGCCAAGGCCAGGTCACCGTGGCCGCGCGCGAGGGCGTTCGCCGCCGTCGGCGCCGCCGAACTGCTCGGCTTCGAGCCCGGTAATTCCGCGGCCCTTCGACTCCTCACCGACTACGCCGCCAGTGCCGTGAGACCCGAGACCAAGTCCGACTGGCCATGGCCCGAGCCAAGGCTCACTTACGCGAATGCGATTCTCCCCGAGGCGATGATCGCTGCCGGCGTCGCGCTGGACGACGTGGACCTGAAACGGCGTGGCCTGGATCTGCTGGAGTGGCTGCTCGACAACGAAACGATTGACGGCCACCTTTCGCCCACCCCCGTGGGCGGCCGGGGACCGCAGGACAGCCGGCCCGCCTTCGACCAGCAGCCGATCGAGGTGGCCACCCTCGCCGACGCCTGCGCACGCGCCGCAGCCGCCGAACCGCGGGCGCTTTGGCCGGACGCGATCCGGTCGGCCGTCGCCTGGTTCCAGGGCGCCAACGACTCCGGGTTGCTCATGTGGGACACGGAGACCGGTGGTGGTTTCGACGGATTGCTCGCCGAGTGCGTCAACCTCAACCAGGGCGCCGAATCGACCCTTGCGGTGATCTCCACCCTGCAGCACGCACAGCGCTTTTCGCTGGTCCCACAATGA
- a CDS encoding HpcH/HpaI aldolase/citrate lyase family protein produces MAPTPRPRRSALYLPGNKDRALEKAKSLPADVLIFDLEDAVGPDAKVDSRAKVCEAVSSDGYRPREVVVRINGAGTDWHDDDLAAVAGSAADGVLVPKVETGKEVQALADALAALDAPQSLQLWAMVETPRAILRAEEIAAASDRLAVLVVGTNDLVNDLHGLHVPGRAPVVPALALAVLGARSAGKAILDGVFNTIADEAGFRAEAQQGREMGFDGKTLIHPSQVAPANELFGPSEKELANARKIVVAYQEAQEAGNSVIAVDGRMIESLHVRDAQRILALADLISELESE; encoded by the coding sequence ATGGCACCGACGCCCCGCCCGCGCCGATCCGCTCTCTATCTCCCCGGCAACAAAGATCGAGCACTCGAGAAGGCCAAATCGCTGCCGGCCGACGTGCTGATATTCGACCTCGAGGATGCGGTTGGCCCCGACGCCAAAGTCGACTCCCGAGCGAAGGTGTGTGAGGCCGTCTCGTCAGACGGCTATCGACCTCGCGAGGTTGTGGTGCGAATCAACGGCGCGGGCACCGACTGGCACGACGACGATCTCGCCGCCGTGGCCGGTTCGGCCGCCGATGGGGTGCTGGTGCCGAAGGTGGAGACCGGAAAAGAGGTCCAGGCGCTGGCCGATGCCCTCGCTGCGCTGGACGCGCCGCAGTCATTGCAGCTGTGGGCGATGGTCGAAACGCCCCGAGCCATCTTGCGGGCGGAGGAGATCGCCGCGGCCAGCGATCGGTTGGCTGTACTGGTGGTCGGCACGAACGACCTGGTGAATGACCTGCATGGCCTGCACGTGCCCGGACGCGCACCGGTGGTGCCCGCGTTGGCGCTGGCCGTGTTGGGGGCGCGATCGGCGGGGAAGGCCATCTTGGACGGTGTGTTCAACACCATCGCCGACGAAGCCGGTTTCCGGGCCGAGGCCCAGCAGGGCCGCGAGATGGGTTTCGACGGTAAGACTTTGATCCATCCGTCCCAGGTTGCCCCGGCGAATGAATTGTTTGGTCCTTCGGAAAAGGAGCTGGCCAACGCCCGCAAGATCGTCGTGGCTTACCAGGAGGCGCAGGAGGCGGGGAACAGCGTCATCGCCGTCGATGGCCGCATGATCGAAAGCCTCCATGTGCGCGACGCTCAGCGGATCCTCGCCCTCGCCGACCTCATCTCCGAACTGGAATCCGAATGA
- a CDS encoding glycoside hydrolase family 130 protein: MTLMRTGLVIREPYRVAANPARVITRLFVPGQEGFELQESRAGVVLKRILALTEDEVRSSLDDVVIRFDGRHRDLVGTFRRHANELADRLDPGVHLSDARMLLLGATFTSEYAIEGAALCNPSIVAHPDQTGTAAGSLRFVMSVRGIGEGHRSSIGFRTGVVDAAGRATIDEPAPFATTGSVSGALLDAAVFRGELGRIGNAGEAADYVFNALGERFTLSDLDERLDSLRAHLSTRGHGELTAALIRTIARRSYAVEFPSDVPVSERVLWPSMEAEQAGMEDARFVRFVDDDGSVTYYATYTAYSGSHISQQLLETKDFRCFTSGPLVGKAAANKGLALFPRRINGRYAAMSRSDRETNTVAFADDLAVWTNASPCQQPAEPWEALQLGNCGPPIETDVGWLVLTHGVGPMRTYCIGAILLDLDDPARVLGRLRHPLLSPAHDEQNGYVPNVVYSCGALVHADTLVIPYGIADRSIGIATAQLPQLLDTMIQQPDRPR; the protein is encoded by the coding sequence ATGACTTTGATGCGGACCGGCCTCGTCATCCGCGAACCTTACCGGGTCGCGGCCAATCCGGCGCGGGTGATCACCCGGCTCTTCGTGCCCGGCCAGGAGGGCTTCGAGCTGCAGGAGTCACGAGCGGGAGTGGTGCTCAAGCGCATCCTCGCCCTGACCGAGGACGAGGTTCGGTCGTCCCTGGACGATGTGGTCATCCGCTTCGACGGACGCCACCGTGACCTCGTGGGCACGTTCCGTCGGCACGCCAACGAGCTCGCCGACCGCCTGGATCCCGGCGTACACCTCTCCGATGCGCGAATGCTGTTGCTGGGCGCCACTTTTACCAGCGAGTACGCCATCGAGGGGGCGGCGCTGTGCAACCCCAGCATTGTGGCCCACCCTGACCAGACCGGCACGGCAGCAGGAAGCCTGCGATTCGTGATGAGCGTGCGCGGGATCGGGGAAGGACACCGCTCGTCAATCGGGTTTCGCACCGGTGTCGTCGACGCCGCGGGCCGGGCCACGATAGACGAGCCGGCCCCCTTCGCCACCACCGGAAGCGTGTCGGGCGCGCTGCTCGACGCCGCGGTGTTCCGCGGCGAACTGGGCCGCATCGGCAATGCCGGCGAGGCCGCGGACTACGTCTTCAATGCGCTGGGCGAGCGCTTCACGCTGTCCGACCTCGACGAGCGGCTTGACAGTCTCCGGGCCCACCTGAGCACCCGCGGACACGGGGAGCTCACGGCCGCCCTGATCCGCACGATCGCCAGGCGGTCCTACGCCGTCGAATTCCCCAGCGACGTACCGGTTTCCGAGCGAGTGCTGTGGCCGTCGATGGAGGCCGAACAGGCCGGCATGGAGGATGCTCGTTTCGTTCGCTTCGTCGATGACGACGGCTCAGTCACCTACTACGCCACCTATACGGCCTACAGCGGCTCCCATATCAGCCAACAACTGCTCGAGACCAAGGACTTCCGGTGCTTTACCTCCGGGCCGCTTGTGGGGAAGGCCGCAGCCAACAAGGGTTTAGCCTTGTTCCCCCGGCGAATAAACGGCCGTTATGCCGCCATGTCGCGATCCGACCGCGAGACCAACACCGTCGCCTTCGCCGACGATCTGGCGGTCTGGACGAACGCATCGCCGTGCCAGCAGCCGGCCGAGCCATGGGAAGCGCTGCAACTCGGAAATTGTGGCCCGCCAATCGAAACCGACGTGGGGTGGCTGGTGCTCACCCACGGCGTCGGACCCATGCGCACGTATTGCATCGGCGCGATTCTGCTTGACCTCGACGACCCGGCCCGGGTGCTCGGCCGGTTGCGGCACCCGCTGCTCAGCCCCGCCCACGACGAACAGAACGGCTACGTGCCGAACGTCGTCTACTCCTGCGGCGCGCTCGTTCACGCCGACACTCTGGTGATCCCTTACGGAATCGCCGACCGCTCCATCGGCATCGCCACCGCGCAACTTCCGCAGCTGCTGGACACGATGATTCAGCAGCCAGATCGCCCGAGATGA
- a CDS encoding glycoside hydrolase family 76 protein: protein MDRPNKGISRRGLLFAIAGAITLTAVNQPTQAAAITAKSAPDPVGPGERADLAERAVMERHVHTLWWQPGVQLGTLHWPSSLFDQLLLARWCYWWQAHLLDCAVDAAYRARTPDRIDRISAIARGIHTRNLTGWTNGYCDDMSWLVLALERADRLLGVRFDDAVPKLRNALLNGWNPAVGAVPWKIGHDYYSTSGIGPTGIAMARLGKLSRAERLADFLHTRLRDTESGLIFDGVHEPSGLMDRSLLTYCQGVAIGLETELALRTNDSSHRDRAAVLVAATADRLAHGGVIAGCNGNDSGLFMGILARYLAQTALALGDTTAAQLVHASARAAWGNRAEVDGLPLFGAHWNRPVTAPAGLETFTQLADSSRSSSPNPSRDLSIQLSAWMLLEADHQLTSAGH, encoded by the coding sequence ATGGATCGCCCGAACAAGGGGATCAGCCGGCGCGGTTTGCTTTTCGCGATCGCGGGCGCGATCACACTCACCGCCGTGAACCAGCCGACGCAGGCGGCGGCGATTACGGCGAAGTCGGCCCCTGACCCGGTGGGGCCCGGGGAGCGGGCGGATTTGGCGGAGCGGGCGGTCATGGAGCGACACGTGCACACGCTCTGGTGGCAGCCGGGGGTGCAACTGGGCACGCTGCACTGGCCGTCGTCCCTGTTCGACCAATTGTTGTTGGCGCGCTGGTGTTACTGGTGGCAGGCCCACCTGCTGGACTGCGCGGTGGATGCCGCGTACCGCGCACGCACCCCCGACCGCATCGACCGGATCAGCGCCATCGCGCGCGGCATTCACACCCGCAATCTGACCGGCTGGACCAACGGGTACTGCGACGACATGTCGTGGCTGGTGCTGGCGCTCGAACGCGCCGACAGGCTGCTCGGCGTCCGGTTCGACGATGCCGTTCCGAAGCTGCGGAACGCCCTGCTCAACGGCTGGAACCCGGCCGTCGGCGCGGTGCCCTGGAAGATCGGCCACGATTACTACAGCACCTCCGGGATCGGTCCGACCGGCATCGCGATGGCGCGCCTGGGCAAGCTGTCCCGCGCCGAACGACTCGCCGATTTCCTGCACACCCGGCTGCGCGACACCGAAAGCGGCCTCATCTTCGACGGCGTGCACGAACCCAGCGGGCTGATGGACCGCTCCCTGCTGACCTACTGTCAGGGCGTGGCCATCGGGCTGGAGACCGAATTAGCCCTGCGCACAAACGATTCGAGCCATCGTGACCGCGCCGCGGTGCTCGTCGCCGCTACCGCCGACAGGCTCGCCCACGGGGGCGTGATCGCCGGGTGCAACGGGAACGACTCCGGGCTGTTCATGGGCATCCTCGCCAGGTATCTCGCCCAGACCGCGCTGGCCCTGGGCGACACCACCGCCGCCCAGCTCGTGCACGCCTCCGCGCGGGCGGCCTGGGGCAACCGCGCCGAGGTGGACGGGCTGCCGCTGTTCGGTGCGCATTGGAACCGCCCGGTCACCGCGCCGGCAGGTCTGGAAACCTTTACCCAGCTGGCGGACTCGTCGCGCTCGTCGTCGCCGAACCCGAGCCGCGATCTCTCGATACAGCTGAGCGCGTGGATGCTGCTCGAGGCGGATCACCAGCTCACCTCCGCCGGGCACTGA
- a CDS encoding pyridoxamine 5'-phosphate oxidase family protein: MTATGFHEGEVATQRRAGVETVAKRLENMLGAHGLSAGAAQFLTTQRFAAITGRDREGMLWISPLSGQPGFLRGADDQLQISAVPREGDPLHRLPVGQQVGLIAIDFAARRRMRINGSLTESDDAGMMVHVDQAYGNCPQYIHRRDVNVAAVTTTSEMPRHATSLSAVQQAMIEASDTFFLGTTHPTRGSDASHRGGPAGFVRVDSPGRLWWPDYPGNNMFNSFGNLAVDDEAALLFVEFASGASLQLSGTAQVEWTRPGAAGDDGGVGRRVVFTVGSIVGLGDLRRSMVG; encoded by the coding sequence GTGACAGCAACGGGTTTTCACGAGGGCGAGGTGGCGACCCAACGCCGAGCGGGTGTCGAAACGGTCGCAAAACGCCTGGAGAACATGCTCGGTGCACACGGTTTGTCCGCCGGCGCGGCGCAATTCTTGACGACGCAGCGGTTTGCCGCAATCACCGGACGTGACCGCGAGGGGATGCTGTGGATCTCCCCGTTGTCCGGGCAGCCGGGGTTTTTGCGCGGCGCCGACGACCAACTGCAGATTTCGGCCGTTCCGCGCGAGGGTGATCCGCTGCACCGGTTGCCGGTCGGCCAACAGGTCGGGTTGATCGCCATCGATTTCGCCGCCCGGCGCAGAATGCGCATCAACGGCAGCCTCACCGAGAGCGACGACGCCGGCATGATGGTGCATGTCGACCAGGCCTACGGGAACTGCCCGCAGTACATCCACCGCCGCGACGTCAACGTCGCCGCGGTCACTACCACTTCGGAAATGCCAAGGCATGCAACGTCTTTGAGCGCCGTCCAGCAGGCGATGATCGAAGCATCGGACACCTTCTTCCTGGGCACAACGCATCCCACCCGCGGCAGCGATGCGTCGCATCGCGGCGGTCCCGCGGGATTCGTGCGGGTCGACTCCCCCGGACGGCTGTGGTGGCCGGATTACCCGGGCAACAACATGTTCAACAGCTTCGGCAACCTGGCGGTCGACGACGAGGCCGCCCTGTTGTTCGTCGAGTTCGCGAGCGGCGCCAGCCTGCAGCTGTCCGGTACCGCCCAGGTGGAGTGGACCCGCCCCGGCGCGGCCGGTGACGACGGTGGCGTGGGACGTCGTGTCGTGTTTACGGTTGGCTCAATTGTCGGGCTGGGAGATCTGCGTCGCTCAATGGTCGGTTAG